In Planctomonas sp. JC2975, the genomic stretch CTTCGAGCGTTGCTGGGCACTCGGTCCATTCGTTATGAGCGCCAGGCGAAGGTTCGCGTCGCTGCGCAGGTCGGTAAGCACCTCGAGAGCCTCTGGATACAGTTCGAAGACAGCGAACTCCTCGGCTCGGTTCAGATCGACGGCGCGGCGCACGACGGCCTCGTCGTGCACACCGAGATCGGCGAGTGCGTGCTGCCAGGCGGCGCGATGCGCCGCATCCGCCGCCACCCGCCCCGTCATCCAGTCGTCGCCGATCTCTGGCCAGCCCTCCCACCAGGCGCGGCGGTTCGCCTCGGCGAGCTGCTCGGCGTCGATGCGCGCGTCATCCTTCGCGAGCGTCGCACAGACCCGTCGCACCACGCCGTCGATGTGGTCGTCGCGCAGAAGCGTGCCGTCGAGATCGAAACAGATCGCGGTGATCGCGCTCGCTGTCACGGCCGCACGTACCGGAACGCGAGCGTCATGTATGGGAGCTCGATGACCTCGTGCCCTGCGATCTGCGGATGCGTGTCGAGCAGGTCTCCGACAGCGGCGAGCGTCTCTTCCTGCTGCGCGGCATTCATGACGGCGAAGTAGCTGCGCGAGCGGACGAGGTCGAGGATTCCGTCCCGGTCGAACGGCTGGGTCCATCCGAAGGATGCCCGCTCCGGCTGTCCGAATGGTGCGTGCACGTGCGGATCGTCGTCCATCCCTTCGGTGAACTGGTCGCCGTCGGCGTGCATCGCGACGCCCAGCTTCCTGACCCAGTCGACTCGCTCGTCGCGGAAGTTCCAGATGAGGCCGAGCGTCCCGCCCGGCTTGAGCACGCGCCCCACCTCGCGCGATGCGACGGGCGGGTCGACCCAGTGCCAGGCCTGGGCGAAAGTCACGGCGTCGACGGACTCGTCGGGCAGCGGCATCCGCTCCCCTGTCCCGATCAGCGTCTCGACGCCGGACACCGTCGACCTCAGCACGCGGAGCATCTCCTCCGACGGATCGACGGCAAGGATCTCACGGCCCTCGGCGACCAGTGCACGGGTCAGCTTGCCCGTTCCGGCGCCGACGTCGACCACATGACGCTGCTCGGGACGGACCAGCCAGGCGACGGCATCTGCGGGGTATTCCGGGCGGGATGCCTCGTACACGTCTGCCACGGAACCGAACGACCGCGCATGCTCGAGCTTCTCTTCACGTGAGCGCATGCGACCAGCGTATGGGTCGGAAGTAGTGTCGCGCGTGTCGGATCCCGGGGACGGATGAGGGGCTCGGCGCCGAAGCACCGAGCCCCTCGCGGACGCACCGGGACTCAGTCCACGATCGCAGCGTCCGGTTCGTCGCTCTCGGCGATCTCTGCGGCCTCTGCCGCGAGCCGGTCGCCCTGGATGTCGGCGAATTCCTCGTCGAGGTCGGTCGCCGCCTGCTCGAACTGCGCGTTGTACAGCCGGTAGTAGGCGCCCTTCGACGCGATGAGCTGCGCGTGGTTGCCCTGTTCCACGATGTCGCCGTGCTCCATCACCAGAATCAGGTCTGCGTCACGGATGGTCGACAGGCGGTGCGCGATCACGAACGACGTGCGTCCCTGACGCAGCGCGTTCATCGCGTGCTGCAGCAGGAGCTCGGTGCGGGTGTCGACGGAGCTGGTCGCCTCGTCGAGGATCAGCACGCTGGGCTTGGCCACGAACGCGCGCGCGATCGTGATCAGCTGCTTCTCGCCCGCCGACACGTTCGAGGCGTCCTCGTCGAGGGTTGTCTCGTATCCGTCGGGCAACGAGTGCACGAAGCGGTCGACATACGTGGCTTCCGCGGCCTCGTGGATCTCGGCGTCCGTGGCATCCGCGCGGCCGTACCGGATGTTCTCCCTGATCGTCCCCGCGAACAGCCACGGGTCCTGAAGCACCATGCCGGTCTTGGCACGGATGTCGTGGCGCGTGAGGTCCGCGATGTTCTGGCCGTTGAGCAGGATGCGACCGCCGTCCAGCTCGTAGAACCGCATGATCAGGTTCACCAGCGTGGTCTTGCCGGCGCCGGTCGGACCGACGATGGCGACGGTCTGGCCCGGCTCGACGCGGAACGACAGGTCACGGATGAGCGGTCGCTCCGGGTTGTACGAGAACGACACGTGCTCGAACTCGATGGTGCCGTCGCCGTCGACCGGCGCCGGGGCGTCCGGCGCGTCCGGCTCCTGCTCGTCCTGGTCGAGCAGCTCGAACACGCGCTCGGCGGATGCCGTGCCCGACTGGACAACTGCGGCCATGCCGCCCAGCTGCGACAGCGGCTGAGTGAACTGCTGCGAGTACTGGATGAAGGCCTGCACATCGCCCAGTCGGAGCTGTCCTCCAGCGACCATGAGCGCACCGATCACGGCGATGCCCACGTACGTGAGGTTTCCGATGAACTGCATCGCGGGCATCATCGTGTTCGACAGGAACTGCGCCTTGAAGGATGCCTGGTACAGCTCCTCGTTCTCCGCCCTGAACGCGTCGCGCGAGCTCTTCTCGCGTCCGAACACCTTGACGAGCGCATGCCCGGAGAACGACTCCTCGACGCGGGCGTTCAAGCGGCCGACCTTGCGCCACTGCACACCGAACGCCTTCTGCGAGCGCGGACCGATGACGCCGAAGATCACCGCCATCAGCGGGAGCGAGACCAGGGCGACAAGCGTGAGCTGCCACGAGATCGACAGCATCATGATGAGCACGCCGAGCACGGTCAGCACGCTCGTGAGAGCGCTGGACAGCGACTGCTGCATCATCTGCGTGATGTTGTCGATGTCGTTCGTCACGCGCGAGATGAGCTCGCCGCGCTGCACGCGGTCGAAGTAGCTCAGCGGAAGACGGTTGATCTTCGACTCGACCTGCTCGCGCAGCCGCCACATGGCGGTCACCATGATGACGTTGATGATGTAGCCCTGCAGCCAGTTGAGCACTGCAGAAACCACGTACAGCGCGAGCACGATCATCAGAACCTGACCGAGCCGCGTGAAGTCGACCCCCGTGCCGGGCACCACATGCTGCATCGCCTGCACGATGTTCGCGAGGTCGTGCTGGCCGGATGCATTGAGGCCGGCGACCACCTGGGCCTGCGTTGCACCCTTCGGCAGGTTCTTCGAGATGACGCCCTCGAACAGGATGTTCGTCGCCTCACCGAGCACCTTCGGCGCGGCCACCGTGCAGGCGACCGCGAGCGCGCCGAGGATCGACGCGAACGTGAAGGCCACCGCGTTGGGCTTCAGCAGCCCGATCAGCCGACGGAACGAGGGCCCGAAATGCTTCGCCTTACCAGGCGCGACTCCGCCGCTCCAGTCGTCGGAGGAGAGTCTTGCCTGCTCGGCCTGCTCGAGCTCGAGCTTCTCCTCGGCGGTGGGCTCATCCGTCGTCGCTGCGCGCTTCGCGCCGTTCTTCGCGGCGCTCATCGGCCGGCCTCCACTCCGAGCTGGGATTCCACGATCTCGCGATAGGTGTTGTTCGACGTCAGGAGTTGATCGTGGGTGCCAACGCCCACCATCCGTCCGTCCTCGAGCACGATGATGCGGTCGGCGTCCGTGATCGTCGAAACGCGCTGCGCGACAACGATCTTCGTCACCTCCGGCAGTTCTCGCCAGAGCGCCTGCCTGAGCCGGGCATCCGTTGCGAGGTCGAGAGCGGAGAAGGAGTCGTCGAACACGAGGATGCGCGGCCGGTGCACGATGGCGCGCGCGATCGCGAGACGCTGCCGCTGCCCGCCGGAGACGTTGGTGCCTCCCTGGGAGATGCGGGCGTCGAGGCCGCCGTCCATCTGGGCGACGAAGTCGCTGCCCTGGGCGATGGAGAGCGCGCTCCAGAGTTCGTCGTCCGTGGCATCCTCACGTCCGAAGCGCAGGTTCGAGGCCACGGTTCCGGTGAAGAGGAAGGGACGCTGCGGCACGAGGCCGATCGTCTGCCAGAGGGCCTGCAGATCGGCGTTCCGCACGTCGACTCCGTTGACCGAGACGCTGCCGTCGCTCACGTCGAAGAGTCGCGGAATCAGCGAGATGAGCGTCGTCTTCCCCGCTCCGGTCGAGCCGACTATGGCGACCGTCTCCCCCGGTTCCGCCGTAAAGCTGATGCCGGAGAGCACAGGATGCTCCGCGCCCGGATACGTGAACGAGGTGTCGGCGAACTCGACGGTTCCCAGTGTGGGGAACTCGGTGACCGGATTCTCGGCACGGCCCAGCGACGTCTCCGTCGCGAGGACCTCGCCGATGCGCTCCGCCGACACGGCCGCCCTCGGGATCATCATCGTCATGAAGCTGGCCATCATGACGCCGGACAGGATGATCATGACGTACTGCATGAACGCGAAGAGCGTGCCGATCTGCACCTCGCCGGAGTCCACCTTGATGCCGCCGAACCAGATCACGCCGATCACGGTGACATTGAGGATGAACATCACGACGGGGAAAAGCAGCACGAACAGCGAACCGACTTTGCGGCCGACGACCATGATCTCGGTGTTCGCCTCACGGAACCGTGCCTCCTCGATCGGTTCGCGCACGAACGCACGAACGACGCGGATGCCGGTGAGCTGCTCGCGCATCACCCGGTTCACGGTGTCGAGCTTCTCCTGGAAGCTGCGGAACAGAGGCACCATGCGGCTGATGATGAGGACGGCGACGACGAGCAGGATGGGCACCGCCACCGCGATCAGCCACGACAGGCTGAGACTCTGCCGCAGCGCCAGGATGATGCCGCCGATGGCGAGCAACGGCGCGGAGACCAGGAAGGTCGCAGACATCATCGCGAGCATCTGCACCTGTTGCACGTCGTTCGTATTCCTGGTGATCAGCGAACCGGGACCCAACGCTGAGACCTCGCGCTCGGAGAACGCGGAGACCCGGTCGAAGACCTGGTCGCGGATGTCGCGCCCGGCGCGCATGGCGGCCTTCGCCGCGAAATAGGTGGCGATGATGGCCGCGACGATCTGCCCGAGGGAGATCACCAGCATCAGCGTTCCCGTGCGCCAGATGTATGCGGTGTCGCCCTTGGAAAGACCGTTGTCGATGATGTCGGCGTTCAGGCTGGGCAGATAGAGGCTCGCAAGCGCCGAGGCGAACTGGAAGACCAGTACGCCGAGGAGCAGCCATTTGTATGGTTTGAGATATCGGACGAGGAGCTTGAGCAGCACGAAATGCTCCGATTGAGTCGAGGTGCCGTGAAGGGGATGCCGAGTAGCGTGCACCGCACCTCCGACATTCGTCGCGGCGGTGAGCCGAACCGGCCGTATCACGATATATCGCGTTGCCCCGAACGGCAATCCCCGACCACGCCGAAGGCGCTGCCGAGGGTGTCGCCTGCTCGTGCGAGCATGACGACGTGCAACTGGACTTCACCGCCATCGACTTCGAGACCGCGAATTCCAGCAGCGCTTCCGCGTGTTCGGTCGGCCTCGTGAAGGTGCGCGACGGCAGGGTCGTCGACACGGCAGGATGGCTCATCCAGCCGCCCGCCGGGCACGACGCGTTCCTGGAATGGAACGTGCGGATCCACGGCATCCGGGCTCGCGATGTGCGACACGCCAGCGGGTGGGTCGATCAGCTGGCCGATCTCGTGGAGTTCGCCGGAGACGACGTTCTCGTCGCACACAACGCCGGGTTCGACATGGGCGTCATCCGCGGCGCGTGCTCTGCCACGGGCATCCGCTGTCCCCGATTCGACTACCTCTGCAGCCTCCAGGTAGCTCGAAGGACCTACTCGCTCGACTCATACCGGCTGCCGGTCGCGGCGATGGCGGCCGGGTTCGAGGGCTTCCACCACCACGACGCCCTTGCGGATGCCGAGGCATGCGCGGCCATCATCGTGCACGCCGCGAAGCGGCACGGCGCCGGCTCCATCGGCGAGCTCGCCGCCAACGTTCCCGTTCGGATGGGACGCATCGGCGACGTCGCGGAAGCCGCCTGACCGCTGGCACGGATTCGTATGCCGGAAGCGGCATGCGAGGCGAGCCGCCGCGGCGATGTCGGTGGCTCTTGCGACCATGAGGACATGGACGTTCTCCTCCTCATCATCGGTCTCGTGGTCGGCGCCGTCGCGGGCGTGCTCGGCGGTCTCGCCTATGCACGTCGCAACTTCGGCTCCCCCGACGCCTCCGACGTGCCGGCGGAGCATCCCGAAGTCGTCGCCGCGCGGCACCAGGCAGAACTCGCCGGTGTTCGTTCGGAGGAGCAGGTGATCCAGTCAGGGCTGCGCGAGCAGCTGGCCGCAGTGACGGCGACGGCACAGGGCCTGCGCGAGCGGATCGAACGGCAGCAGTCGCAATACGAGGAGCTCGTTGAGCGGCAGCATTCCGAGGTGATCGCGCAGCGGGAGCGCGAACGCCAGGAGAGCAAGGTGCTGCAGGCGCTGGCACCCGTCCGCGAGTCCCTGCAGGGCATGCAGAAGAAGGTCACCGATCTCGAGGAGCAGCGCAGTAGGCAGCACGGCGAACTCGCTCAGCAGCTGCGGTCAGCATCCGAATCGGAGGAGCGTCTGCGCGGCACTGCGGAGTCCCTCGCGTCCGCGCTGCGATCAAACAGCACCCGCGGCGTGTGGGGAGAAACGCAGCTGCGCAGTGTCGTCGAAGCTGCCGGGTTGATCGAGCGAGTCGACTTCGATGTGCAGTCGAGCATCAGCTCCGACTCGGGAGCCGGCCGACCCGACATGGTCGTCCACCTGCCGGGTGGCAAGAACATCGCCGTCGATGCGAAGGCGCCGTTCAACGCCTTCCTCGAGGCGAGCCAGATTCCTGCAACGGCGACCGGGGAGGAGCGTGCTCGACGCGAATCCCTGATGCGACAGCACGTCAAGGCGGTGCGCGACCACATCACGACCCTCGGCAGCAAGGCGTACTGGATGGGTCTCGACGCGTCGCCCGAGATCGTGATCGCCTTCATCCCGAGCGAATCGCTGGTGTCCGCGGCCATGGAAGCCGATCCGACCATCATGGAGTTCGCCTTCGGCAAGAAGGTCGCCCTTGCCTCCCC encodes the following:
- a CDS encoding HAD family hydrolase, producing the protein MTASAITAICFDLDGTLLRDDHIDGVVRRVCATLAKDDARIDAEQLAEANRRAWWEGWPEIGDDWMTGRVAADAAHRAAWQHALADLGVHDEAVVRRAVDLNRAEEFAVFELYPEALEVLTDLRSDANLRLALITNGPSAQQRSKLTAIGIDDLFDAVIVSAEIGVAKPHPAIFTAALDAIGARPEHAVHIGDNLEADIAGAAAARVRSVWVDRHGASTSAPIAGRPDHVISDLRVLPELLRTLPGAR
- a CDS encoding ABC transporter ATP-binding protein, which codes for MLLKLLVRYLKPYKWLLLGVLVFQFASALASLYLPSLNADIIDNGLSKGDTAYIWRTGTLMLVISLGQIVAAIIATYFAAKAAMRAGRDIRDQVFDRVSAFSEREVSALGPGSLITRNTNDVQQVQMLAMMSATFLVSAPLLAIGGIILALRQSLSLSWLIAVAVPILLVVAVLIISRMVPLFRSFQEKLDTVNRVMREQLTGIRVVRAFVREPIEEARFREANTEIMVVGRKVGSLFVLLFPVVMFILNVTVIGVIWFGGIKVDSGEVQIGTLFAFMQYVMIILSGVMMASFMTMMIPRAAVSAERIGEVLATETSLGRAENPVTEFPTLGTVEFADTSFTYPGAEHPVLSGISFTAEPGETVAIVGSTGAGKTTLISLIPRLFDVSDGSVSVNGVDVRNADLQALWQTIGLVPQRPFLFTGTVASNLRFGREDATDDELWSALSIAQGSDFVAQMDGGLDARISQGGTNVSGGQRQRLAIARAIVHRPRILVFDDSFSALDLATDARLRQALWRELPEVTKIVVAQRVSTITDADRIIVLEDGRMVGVGTHDQLLTSNNTYREIVESQLGVEAGR
- a CDS encoding exonuclease domain-containing protein — its product is MQLDFTAIDFETANSSSASACSVGLVKVRDGRVVDTAGWLIQPPAGHDAFLEWNVRIHGIRARDVRHASGWVDQLADLVEFAGDDVLVAHNAGFDMGVIRGACSATGIRCPRFDYLCSLQVARRTYSLDSYRLPVAAMAAGFEGFHHHDALADAEACAAIIVHAAKRHGAGSIGELAANVPVRMGRIGDVAEAA
- a CDS encoding class I SAM-dependent methyltransferase → MRSREEKLEHARSFGSVADVYEASRPEYPADAVAWLVRPEQRHVVDVGAGTGKLTRALVAEGREILAVDPSEEMLRVLRSTVSGVETLIGTGERMPLPDESVDAVTFAQAWHWVDPPVASREVGRVLKPGGTLGLIWNFRDERVDWVRKLGVAMHADGDQFTEGMDDDPHVHAPFGQPERASFGWTQPFDRDGILDLVRSRSYFAVMNAAQQEETLAAVGDLLDTHPQIAGHEVIELPYMTLAFRYVRP
- a CDS encoding ABC transporter ATP-binding protein, producing the protein MSAAKNGAKRAATTDEPTAEEKLELEQAEQARLSSDDWSGGVAPGKAKHFGPSFRRLIGLLKPNAVAFTFASILGALAVACTVAAPKVLGEATNILFEGVISKNLPKGATQAQVVAGLNASGQHDLANIVQAMQHVVPGTGVDFTRLGQVLMIVLALYVVSAVLNWLQGYIINVIMVTAMWRLREQVESKINRLPLSYFDRVQRGELISRVTNDIDNITQMMQQSLSSALTSVLTVLGVLIMMLSISWQLTLVALVSLPLMAVIFGVIGPRSQKAFGVQWRKVGRLNARVEESFSGHALVKVFGREKSSRDAFRAENEELYQASFKAQFLSNTMMPAMQFIGNLTYVGIAVIGALMVAGGQLRLGDVQAFIQYSQQFTQPLSQLGGMAAVVQSGTASAERVFELLDQDEQEPDAPDAPAPVDGDGTIEFEHVSFSYNPERPLIRDLSFRVEPGQTVAIVGPTGAGKTTLVNLIMRFYELDGGRILLNGQNIADLTRHDIRAKTGMVLQDPWLFAGTIRENIRYGRADATDAEIHEAAEATYVDRFVHSLPDGYETTLDEDASNVSAGEKQLITIARAFVAKPSVLILDEATSSVDTRTELLLQHAMNALRQGRTSFVIAHRLSTIRDADLILVMEHGDIVEQGNHAQLIASKGAYYRLYNAQFEQAATDLDEEFADIQGDRLAAEAAEIAESDEPDAAIVD
- the rmuC gene encoding DNA recombination protein RmuC — translated: MDVLLLIIGLVVGAVAGVLGGLAYARRNFGSPDASDVPAEHPEVVAARHQAELAGVRSEEQVIQSGLREQLAAVTATAQGLRERIERQQSQYEELVERQHSEVIAQRERERQESKVLQALAPVRESLQGMQKKVTDLEEQRSRQHGELAQQLRSASESEERLRGTAESLASALRSNSTRGVWGETQLRSVVEAAGLIERVDFDVQSSISSDSGAGRPDMVVHLPGGKNIAVDAKAPFNAFLEASQIPATATGEERARRESLMRQHVKAVRDHITTLGSKAYWMGLDASPEIVIAFIPSESLVSAAMEADPTIMEFAFGKKVALASPVTLWSVLKTVAFSWQQDVLTNDAKVLFDLSRELYSRLATTAQHIDKLGRSIKATVNDYNKFVGSLERQVLPSARKLGALDESKIIPALTGLEESPREITAFELVGAIDSDSDDEAAEPIAIGDRRR